The Culex pipiens pallens isolate TS chromosome 2, TS_CPP_V2, whole genome shotgun sequence DNA window TCTAATAGTTATATTTTgttcctgaaaaaaatctatattttacatcagattttaagtaaaaaaacgttacttaatccacctttaggtggttggtgccttcctctcatatGTATAGTAATTTCGTCtagaattaaataaaatccgatttaaaaaaaaactgcagactttttgtcaagaaaaCACAGACATCATTTGTAGAAAATggcaatagagctttatgacgtttcgcgtacgcacactagtgcaccatttgattttgctggctgacaaaatttaacctcactttattttcgtgtacgtacacgcaatacatacgtaCTTAGATTGCTCTATACCAGCGATCAACTAATTGCATTGCattggtcgtcttgccccaccttcccctgtgtattaaattttcttcgaaaaagttTTCGACCAAAAAATGTCACTACCCTGTTTGACAGATCtttttgttttgccttttttgccttcctcactgaggtaaggctataatcctgctcttaaaatgaactttgtataaaaacgtcgtagacccaccttcatgtatacatatcgactcagaatcgaaaactgaacaaatgtctgtgtgtatgtgtgtgtgtatgtatgtatgtgaccaacaaactagctcatgtttctcggcactgactgaaccgatttgacccgaacctgttacattcgacttggtttaaggtcccgtagatcgagttttaaacagattgaagtttcgataagtagttcaaaagttatgtataaaaatgtgttttcacatatatcccgatctcacttaaatgtatgtaaactatgtccggacccaccatccgacccatcgttggataggttatcaaaagacctttccaacgagttcaaaacattgaagatctggcaaccctgtctcgagatatggtcacttaagtgatatttatgtacttttttgtagccggatctcacttaaatgtatgtaaactatgtccggatccaccatccgacccatcgttggttaggttatcaaaagacctttccaacgagtccaaaacattgaagatctggcaaccctgtctcgagatatggtcacttaagtgatatttatgtacttttttgtagccggatctcacttaaatgtatgtaaactatgtccggatccaccttccgacccatcgttggttaggttatcaaaagacctttccaacgagtccaaaacattgaagatctggcaaccctgtctcgagatatggtcacttaagtgatatttatgtacttttttgtagccggatctcacttaaatgtatgtaaactatgtccggatccaccatccgatccatcgttggttaggttatcaaaagacctttccaacaagtccaaaacattgaagatctggcaaccctgtctcgagatatggtcacttaagtgacatttatgtacttttttgatgccggatctcacttaaatatatgtaaactatattcggatccaccatccgacccatcgttggttaagttatcaaaagacctttccaacgagtccaaaacattgaagatctggcaaccctgtctcgagatatggtcacttaagtgatatttatgtacttttttgtagccggatctcacttaaatgtctgtaaactatgtccggatccaccatctgacccatcgttggataggttatcaaaagacctttccaacgagtccaaaacatttttgatctggcaaccctgtcttgagatatggtcacttaagtgatatttatgtaccttttttgtagctggatctcacttaaatgtatgtaaactatgtccggatccactatccgacccatcgttggttaggttatcaaaaaaccattccaacaagtccaaaaaattgaagacctggcaaccctgtctcgagatatggtcacttaagtcaTATTTATGaccttttttattccggatctaaaaatagatgaaatttgtgtacaaccccatcaaatcagccattgttggtaatgagtgaggaaggctccaaccacataggtggattaagttagtttttgttttgccaTCGTCTTCGTGTGATGTGGAGCTGTTTTTTTCCTTCTGTGCGATTTCAGCAGCTGGTCATGTGAATTTTCTAGTGTTAACCGAAGCGAAACCTCTCGTCCATGATGACTTCCGATTGGGACAAAATCAAGCGGCTCGCTTCCGACTTCCAGAATGCTCAGCTGACGACCAGCTTCCAAAGGTAGGTTCTTGCGATTTTTGCTGGAAGATGTGTCACTTTTACTTTCCATTTCTTCTCGGACAGGTTGTCAGAATTGCGTCGAAGTGGTCATGAGAAGGGCCTGCTGGAGGTGATTTACACGATCGATGGCAAGGTGCGGGACGAGATGTTTGTGCGGGGAGGCCGCATTAATCTGGTCGATTTGGCCAATGTTCAGTGAAGAGTTGGCGGAGCAAAGATGATTATTGCGAACAAGATTGTTTTTCCCTGGGTGGCGGAGGATGTGCAGCTGCTGGAACACCACGATGGACACGAATGTGGCGGAGCTGCGATGGGGTAAAGAAGGaggaggaaaagggaaggacATCCGAGTaggaaaatgaataaaaatgcaAAGTGTTTAGATATACAAGTAAATGTTTGGAAATTTATATCGTTTGTTTTATTGACACcgaagattcttcgaaaaattgcCGTCCCGTTGCCAAATTATGGTGTGCTCGGTTAGATGGCAATTTCGGCCCAACGAGGAAATAAAAGGAAACTTgagaaggtcttttgataacgcACCCAAGGATGGGTTGCATGATTGACCCGGACCtaatctttatcaaaatatctgagatccagcttcaaaaaggtgtataattaacacttaagtgctcataacttttgatggggttatcagatcttcaatgttttgggctcattagaaaggtctttcaattatccaactaacgacgggtcgcaAAATGGACCCGGccaacattttcatcgaaacatttgagatccggcctctaaaatgtgtacaaatgacacttaaatgctcataacttttgatagggttatcagatcttcaatcttttgggcttgttggaaaggtcttttgattacctatccaacgataggtcgcatgatagatccggacaactttttcatcaaaatatttgagatccggcctctgaaatgtgtacaaatgacacttaagtgctaataacttttgataggtttatcagatcttcaatcttttgggcttgttggaaaggtcttttgattacctatccaacgataggtcgcatgatagatccggacaactttttcatcaaaatatttgagatccggcctctgaaatgtgtacaaatgacacttaagtgctcataacttttgatagggttatcagatcttcaatcttttgggcttgttggaaaggtcttttgattacctatccaacgataggtcgcatgatagatccggacaactttttcatcaaaatatttgagatccggcctctgaaatgtgtacaaatgacacttaattgcctataacttttaatagggttatcagatcttcaatgttttgggctcattagaaatgTCTTTTAATTATCcaactaacgacgggtcgcaAAATGGACCCGGccaacattttcatcgaaatatttgagatccggcctctaaaatgtgtacaaatgacacttaaatgctcataacttttgatagggttatcagatcttcaatcttttgggcttgttggaaaggtcttttgattacctatccaacgataggtcgcatgatagatccggacaactttttcatcaaaatatttgagacccggcctctgaaatgtgtacaaatgacacttaagtgctcataacttttgatagggttatcagatcttcaatgttttgggctcattagaaaggtctttcaaatacctttctaaaaatgtatgatcagacgggttttcttacaaaaaccaccctttttacaatctttcaaactttagccagaatcgtttttttagcataacttttgaaatacttaacaaaacttcataattgttaatataggtcttgtgggaccctaagacggatcgaatgagaccagaacggcccaaatcggttctgccagtccggagataatcgagtgcatttttttcggtgcacggacttacagacatacacacgcacagacatttgctcagaatttgattctgagtcgataggtatacgtgaaggtaggtctacgaggtcgaattaagaagttcatttttcgagtgattttatagcctttcctcagtaaggtgaggaaggcaaaacagctTTCAAGAATATTTTCTCAACATTATCTTTCTTGTTTTGCTTATTGAACAGTTTTGCTCACAGCTATAGTATACTAGTCAACTGAGTCATTTGGAAAATACTTCCGTTAACCTTGATTACAAGATAGCAGCGTTAGTCTAACATGAATTGATTATGTATCCGTTTGCCTTGCAGTTCTACCCCTGACTACCCGTGCAGATCATTTACCATGACTATGTGGCTCAAGTATAGTAATTGAAGAGCCTGTACAAAGGAGATGAAATCATCAAAAGTCAAATTCTCGATAAAGTAATGTcatatttgtaattttgttcaAGTCACACAGCTGTTATCTCGACACAACtttcaattttctgaaaaatatttaatttaataaatgaccatgacattttttaaatacgaAGGGTTTTCTGAGTTTTCTGAGTTTTTCTGGGTATCCAAGGGCACaatttggtcgctgttatttgctgaAGTAAAACCAAAACTTGGTACGCCTGTATTATTTACCGCTGCTTGGGTCAGTCCAGTTATCGACCAAGTATTGTagtaacattattttaaaatataccAGAAGcaatccattaaaaaaaaaaaaaatgttccttggcgttctcaattgcgagattcgtactcgaaactaggtttcCGAAGGCtcgattgttgaggcaatcgTGAACccctttttacacctaagcttcaatccaccccgggattcgaactgacgacctatgGATTGTTGGTCAAACTGCCTACtggcgactccaccgagacaggacccaggatgACGACTCCTACAACTGGACTGAGCTAACTACCTAatctctaggttagaccggagcCAACATTTCCTTCCCCATCCGACGAaaagcgtgatcagacaaatctcgtctcgaaaaatgccttCGGGACCGTCTGGTATCGAACTCAGtccaactggggtgagaggcaaccacgcttaccactgCAGCACAACCTGTCCCGTTAAAAGCAATCTGGTGTTCGAAATTGATTACCCTTTCAATCATGAATTAAGGTCGTAGATGGTGTATTTCatttttggggcaatgactgtcaatgataaTTCTGAGTTCAGGGTCctgaaatagtaaattgaaatgataaATAAACACTTTATATAAAATGCTTCTACacacaacacaaagaaaactttttttttgattgaaacattctgaatcaagatttatttttgacgaagaacttcgtcttagggctctatacagggtagcaatccaaaatttcgcgaagcgaaatgaaaccgaaaaatgaaacgccttccccaagcagaggggaaaatcacagaagcagcgcggccgacggttttgatataaatataaacgccaccccctccacagcattagtttagtcggtggtctaccaccgaagcgagaggagctcagctcttctcgcgagcgccagccttctctcttccctacaaaaccacgggaaatttgaaagctggcttcagtcggtggtctaccaccgaagcgagaggagctcagctcctctaGCAAGCGCCACTAGGTGGCGTCTTCAGGAACTAGCCTTCCcgcttccctacaaaaccatgGGAAATCggaaggctggcttcagtcggtggtctaccaccgaagcgagaggagctcagctcctctcgcaagcgcttggcagtagtggccaccacctggaggccccggggatgttccgataaggggacatttgcggaaccataagagtgggggcaatatgggtatcaaactttagggattttgatactggacatgaaatttgacattttggtagtaatggccgcaacctagagtggccggaagccccggagatgttccgataaggggacatttgcggaaccataaaagttggggcaatatgggtatcaaacttaaggaattttgatactggacatgaaatttaacattttggcagtagtggccaccacctggagtggccggaggccccggggatgttccgataaggggacatttgcggaaccataagagttggggcaatatgggtatcaaacttaagggattttgatactggacatgaaatttgacattttggcagtagtggccaccacctggagtggccggaggcccctgggatgttccgataaggggacatttgccgaaccataagagttggggcaatatgggtatcaaacttaagggattttgatactggacatgaaatatgacattttggcagtagtggccaccacctggagtggccggaggccccgggaatgttccgataaggggacatttgccgaaccataagagttggggcaatatgggtatcaaacttaagggattttgatactggacatgaaatttgacattttggcagtagtggccaccacctggagtggccataggcccctgggatgttccgataaggggacatttgcggaaccataagagttggggcaatataagtatcaaacttcagggtttttgatactgaacatgaaatttgaaattggcggaaccataagagttggggcaataaaggtatcaaaatgtagctgctcctctgtgatgttgctgcacggttacgcaaaacggaaatgaaattaaatccagcctcggaatagagttatctacgtgcgtatgtattgcgtgtacgtacacgaaaaagattgaggttaaattttgtacagtccagcaaaacaaatggcgtgctagtgtgcgtgagagcgggcttagataactctatcagAATCACCTCGAAATTTACGAGCGATTACATATGTGTGTGAAACTATTGTAAAACTAGGTCACGACTAACTCAGGTTAAGGCATGAGGCACTTAAGGGTTAATCTTAGGGTCGGCTGCGCTACGGTGGTCAAACAGAGGAGATCGCGGACAAGGGACTAAAACGTTCACTTTCTTTACAGGTCgggttcaataatttaataaattctaaattagttttaaagtgttttattgtaagtgtatgtgtgtgtaggaaggggggggggggggtttagacGCTGCCGGTACGTACCGCTGCTACcttgatgacgacgacgacttctTGGCCGAATCCTCTCGGCCGGCGAGCGCTCGCGTACAGGTGAACACCGGTTCTCCGGAACAGTGtcgacggtggtggtggtgtagaGCACGGCTGGAATCTCAGGCCTTCCCTCCTTGGCGCAATCGGGCGACCTGGGACCTGCCCAATCCGGCCAACCCGAGAGGGGAAAACGCTCCTTGGGAATTAGGACCTTCCGGTCCGAGCGTGCTCCTTGGTGTTGATGGCCACCTTGGCCAGAGCAGAAACGATGATCCTTGACGGGTTAGGCGTAGCAGCTGGCTCCTCCGCTCTTACTGCTGCTAGGCCGAGAGTGTGCGATCGGGGTGTCGGACCAGCTTCCTGCTGACCGACAAAATGGCCGTTAAACGGCAACACAAAAGGTCCTGTGGACGGGGAGTAGTGAGTGGATTTCTAGCTGTACTCTTTAGCGTAAGTCAGCTAGTCACATCGTCCTTGCTGCAGAGCCGTACTGCAGGGCGTAAACGTACCTGGCGATGTAGGGTGCTTCGCGCACAATTTCCACCTTGCACTCACTACTAATTTTAGCTCTACGAATTAACGTCTTGATCGCACACTTGCCTGAGGGGAATAGACCGATGGCGGCCTTCCCCAGATTCCTTCAAGCCTCCGATGCCAGTGACACGGCATGACGTCACAGAGGGAGGTCACACCACCCTCTGGAGTCGTTCCATTTTCCACCCACCGGAGATGGATTCTGTAGTTTGTTATTCTTGTTGATATTGGTCCCACCTTGTTGTTGTGTTGTATCAGTGtgttaacaaattgtgttatttcaatCCTTTTTGCATCAAATCCCTACTAGCTGGTTTATAATATTTGTCAATTCCCTGTTTCCCTACTAACCATAACCTCAAAGATTGTGAACGttcgtatttatttatttataagtaAAGGAAACCTGTAACAACGGTtacatgtgtgtgtgagtgtaagcGCGTGCAGTCCAAAAATATCAGCCTGCTGCGCCCCACTTCAGCTCATAAGAGGGCGCAGAAGGCGAAAATTTCCCTAGGCAGCCCAACGGACAAACAACGAAGAACAACCGCTGCACCGCAGGAGAAGCAAACCACAGGCCAAGGTTCCGAAGGAGAGAGGAAACCGGCCAA harbors:
- the LOC128093160 gene encoding E3 UFM1-protein ligase 1 homolog, with the translated sequence MMTSDWDKIKRLASDFQNAQLTTSFQRLSELRRSGHEKGLLEVIYTIDGKVRDEMFVRGGRINLVDLANVQ